One window of Acipenser ruthenus chromosome 45, fAciRut3.2 maternal haplotype, whole genome shotgun sequence genomic DNA carries:
- the LOC117416401 gene encoding stonustoxin subunit alpha-like gives MSGDKTDTVELATLGRPFRLGMLYDCRSDSLVPGITLWELNKIRDSIDIRSQRNTNFQVIMSDSIEEKASSLDVSASLKVSLLGGMISVKGSASYFNDSKSSKNQARITLQYRTTTRFEQLTMSQLGTKHIAYNDVFDQGTATHVVTGVLYGAQAFFVFDREIASNENKQTVQGSMEGAIKMMGLAEAEIKGSVAVSNAEKTKVDQIKCTFYGDFKLESNPVTFQEAIQVYSKLPNMLGPNEEHAVPIKVWLYPLKLLNDLAAKLVRDISVELVYRSQGVLEQLGNYEMQCNDLMKNEVSAKFHVIKRKARHFKELCQIYKLTFQKNLAMVLPQIRGGGGEERLLAEILERKELSPFRDSSLIAWLEDKETEKNVVKAYLTMMKDIRVLARKSELEEVILDPLGEYVLCLVFTSLHGEEPYLKELSNYLKPQEANNQVPETGSSGRMQEQWFSNVEVSQRMRKLAKHFLEFVDTNKEGKTKFLIASESNTAHPGVSVYLYEEGRLDKTDFQPPSKPDVPLVVERSHNSITLKLRPPKYGAEETTKYNVEYTSQSDQEHWESVFTHDNTEAFTVFDLTPHTKYQFRYKAVTKPGVSVTSDTCEIVTTYPASPPTEFTTCEKGDAFIQITWGKPDAIGLGLNVCNYRIEYKNEGEETWATTMAWKREGNQLCTFQIRNLMPNTSYTIRVAADCGEAGLGVPSNEVVVKTDRRFEFEVECTLIRMEKPCIYKLHLEEEIMDEHRYYKRCTLGKKDENREERRILLLGIRGFDKSTLINAMVNYILGCGDIYRFTITDGNPGCSEGEAETQWITAYEINYQDGFRIPYSLTIIDAPGYGEWSSQNNLIDEQIRDFFHMPGIPDDLNTICFVVESSLGVKSPPAIIQAFGRTCKIYQRKETDSPVSDNEDQCKGNIVVFTTCSENNELPVLKFVEGYSCVQNVFQFSKSGLFTIHDNEDEDDIQVPECWEITLQNVGAFFNELNGSRNVAICKPFEYNYCLNATACASLTADNPLGIAIH, from the exons ATGTCTGGAGATAAGACTGACACGGTGGAGCTGGCTACTCTTGGACGGCCCTTCCGTCTGGGGATGCTGTATGACTGTCGAAGTGACTCACTTGTTCCAG GGATCACACTATGGGAACTGAACAAAATTCGGGATTCCATTGACATTCGCTCTCAGCGCAACACGAATTTTCAGGTTATCATGTCAGACTCTATTGAGGAGAAAGCTTCTTCGTTGGATGTGTCGGCTTCTTTAAAAGTGAGCCTGCTGGGTGGAATGATCAGTGTTAAGGGGTCTGCTAGCTATTTCAATGACAGCAAATCATCAAAGAACCAGGCTCGCATCACACTGCAGTACCGCACCACCACCAGATTTGAGCAGTTGACTATGAGCCAGTTGGGTACGAAACACATTGCATACAATGATGTGTTTGATCAGGGCACAGCCACGCATGTGGTCACAGGTGTGCTTTATGGAGCCCAGGCTTTCTTTGTCTTTGATCGGGAAATCGCTTCAAACGAGAACAAGCAAACAGTCCAGGGAAGTATGGAGGGAGCAATCAAAATGATGGGCCTGGCCGAAGCAGAAATCAAAGGGTCTGTAGCTGTCTCTAATGCAGAGAAGACAAAAGTCGACCAAATCAAGTGTACCTTCTATGGAGATTTCAAGCTTGAATCCAATCCGGTCACTTTCCAAGAAGCCATCCAAGTGTATTCTAAGCTTCCGAACATGCTAGGGCCAAACGAAGAACATGCAGTGCCAATTAAGGTCTGGCTTTACCCATTGAAGCTTCTGAATGATCTGGCTGCCAAGTTAGTTCGTGATATCAGTGTTGAGTTAGTATACCGTTCACAAGGAGTCTTGGAACAGCTGGGGAACTATGAGATGCAATGCAATGACCTGATGAAAAACGAGGTCTCTGCCAAGTTCCATGTGATCAAAAGAAAGGCGCGCCACTTCAAAGAACTGTGTCAAATTTACAAACTGACATTCCAGAAGAACTTGGCTATGGTCCTGCCTCAAATccgtggaggtggaggagaagaGCGTTTGCTGGCAGAAATCTTGGAAAGGAAAGAATTGTCCCCTTTCAGAGATTCTTCTCTCATTGCATGGTTAGAAGACAAAGAGACAGAGAAGAATGTGGTAAAAGCCTACCTGACAATGATGAAAGACATCAGAGTTTTGGCCAGGAAGAGTGAGCTTGAGGAGGTGATCTTAGACCCTTTGGGTGAGTATGTTCTCTGCCTGGTTTTCACCTCACTGCACGGGGAAGAGCCCTACCTAAAGGAGCTCTCAAACTACCTTAAACCCCAGGAAGCTAATAATCAAGTCCCAGAAACAGGGTCATCTGGTAGAATGCAAGAGCAATGGTTCAGCAATGTAGAAGTGTCCCAGCGCATGAGGAAACTGGCCAAGCACTTTTTGGAGTTTGTGGACACCAACAAGGAAGGGAAAACCAAATTTCTTATAGCTTCTGAAAGTAATACAGCTCATCCTGGAGTGTCTGTCTACCTATACGAGGAAGGGAGGCTGGACAAAACTGACTTCCAGCCCCCATCTAAACCTGATGTCCCACTGGTGGTTGAAAGATCGCATAACAGTATCACCCTCAAGCTAAGGCCCCCTAAATATGGTGCAGAAGAGACAACAAAATACAATGTGGAATATACATCACAGTCAGATCAAGAGCACTGGGAATCTGTATTCACACATGACAATACAGAGGCTTTCACAGTTTTTGATTTGACTCCACATACCAAATACCAGTTCAGATACAAAGCAGTTACCAAACCCGGAGTGAGTGTAACAAGTGACACCTGTGAGATTGTGACCACATATCCAGCTAGCCCACCCACTGAATTCACTACATGTGAGAAAGGAGATGCATTCATTCAGATAACGTGGGGGAAACCAGATGCAATAGGACTTGGGCTCAACGTATGTAACTACAGAATTGAGTACAAAAATGAAGGAGAAGAAACATGGGCCACAACAATGGCTTGGAAGAGAGAGGGAAACCAACTCTGCACTTTCCAAATCAGGAATCTGATGCCAAACACAAGCTATACCATCAGAGTAGCGGCAGATTGTGGGGAAGCTGGTTTGGGCGTCCCAAGCAATGAGGTGGTAGTAAAAACAGATAGGAGGTTTGAGTTTGAAGTAGAGTGCACATTGATAAGAATGGAAAAGCCCTGTATTTATAAACTTCACCTGGAGGAGGAGATCATGGATGAACATCGATATTACAAACGGTGCACTTTGGGGAAAAAAGATGAAAATCGTGAGGAAAGAAGGATCCTTCTGCTTGGGATCCGAGGATTTGACAAAAGCACATTGATTAACGCAATGGTTAATTACATCTTAGGTTGTGGAGACATTTACAGATTCACAATAACCGATGGAAACCCAGGCTGTTCTGAAGGTGAAGCAGAGACACAGTGGATTACAGCTTATGAAATCAATTATCAAGATGGGTTTAGAATCCCTTACTCTCTCACTATAATTGATGCACCAGGATATGGAGAATGGAGTTCTCAGAACAATTTGATTGATGAACAAATCAGGGATTTCTTTCATATGCCTGGAATTCCTGATGACCTCAACACCATCTGCTTTGTAGTCGAATCTTCCTTGGGTGTTAAATCTCCACCTGCAATCATTCAAGCTTTTGGTAGAACCTGCAAAATTTACCAAAGAAAAGAGACTGATTCTCCAGTTTCTGACAATGAAGACCAGTGCAAAGGCAACATAGTCGTCTTTACAACCTGTTCTGAAAACAATGAGCTCCCAGTCCTTAAGTTTGTAGAGGGATATTCGTGTGTTCAGAATGTTTTTCAGTTCAGTAAATCAGGATTATTTACTATACATGACAATGAGGATGAAGATGATATCCAGGTGCCAGAATGCTGGGAAATTACACTGCAGAATGTTGGTGCCTTTTTCAATGAGCTAAATGGATCACGAAATGTGGCTATTTGTAAACCCTTTGAGTACAATTATTGTCTTAATGCAACGGCCTGCGCTTCTTTAACTGCTGATAATCCACTGGGCATTGCTATCCACTAA